In Halostagnicola kamekurae, a single genomic region encodes these proteins:
- a CDS encoding McrB family protein, with translation MDFDSDRLLNLLEKETVTAWGAKEKDFDLFRQISPGDSFLMRTGKPAIVQYVQQIDYTLGGEAPRDLRAELSETIWGSDDYEYLWFSETPITEIELRQEEFESIIREAYEDFNFDDWFPSQSTNATRIDEEVLADLGGERTFLDRLEEYNGEDLQPGASHHFLFYEAHDAAGLTDDHFFEFKQTAVEHWSEVQDAENDGRAAVLDDEGCILGVGRVGNIEGELRDGSRYKKVNLIDWQPVSADSVTELLRDLGISSPQPLIDQSRPHLDPITLLPEDKFEAILKRVSEEQSTDLHTYWELTKTKREIADEFLEERTREELEHLLDPSHFFSQQRRMYQSDLDQIFDSNSASEIAETIETAIENDAPGQVTEVNGFGWAKATELLAAVEPDTYSILNERSETAMSVLGYEAPDSSTASPEEYQNFVEDVEEAVSGFGLRETAEDICTHELPDWATDLEVADFVFNAHYKGEYDLEEETTECPVTTEEAPYYWVNQKNNPAEIEEEYLRAPADENPNHDIGKLGTGDIVFNHVSGDIIGYSEVTESPQIETVDGEEYCHAEVSLTRFNDPLRLADVFSYLIHDDIQTETYYPLYDEGINQGYLFNLSQAAGEYLLEEAGVKSFETHPALDHHQKNSNVSVWRFSVTASDWLTILRRGAMHLWDANRDDGRFREQWRETSPGDLVLFHLKEEEDKVGDGVTVSDYGIFGVGIVDKKDTKSDRWWYDEDEALKYPYLIRFDEMYVTSDVEELDLETPVFALEDDEIISEFEPLIAGLLQWSDVSELAEESMGRDIPLQSGSYANLTATLNGVESFTSSVIQRLAPHLSEVSPPESFPGMLPLSEDEPDDAKKLANQLERNGQLVLYGPPGTGKTYTATRFARWWIHQQNNRPSDQRFQTVTFHPSYSYEDFMEGLTANATDENLVEYEYEDGTFKEVVKQARNGYLEAADRDSAPRYVLLIDEINRGNLSQIFGEAITQLEMDKRLDQDESVTVRWAHTGDPIDLPPNLYIIGTMNTADQSIAQVDAALRRRFAFVGCPPDYSVFVDEYEFDSETAIGSLANDVITSGREGVDAAEDHYPLLALSIRALKAINENILSSRDLNKGKQIGHSYLLDIKSTDDLVAAWQFDILPLLEEYYFGDFDRLRREVFEINVETSSETVIDSNLFELNEHKIADLEVDDLETTLGQFVDSHEFNEQ, from the coding sequence AAGCGTATGAGGATTTTAATTTCGATGACTGGTTCCCTTCCCAGAGTACGAACGCAACCAGAATCGATGAGGAAGTCCTCGCGGACCTTGGCGGGGAGCGTACATTTTTAGACCGACTTGAGGAGTATAACGGTGAAGATCTTCAACCGGGCGCATCACATCATTTCCTATTTTATGAGGCGCATGATGCGGCGGGGCTAACAGATGACCACTTCTTCGAGTTTAAGCAAACTGCTGTTGAGCACTGGTCGGAGGTTCAAGATGCTGAGAACGATGGCCGAGCAGCCGTTCTTGATGACGAGGGCTGTATCCTCGGAGTCGGGCGTGTTGGGAATATTGAAGGCGAACTACGAGACGGAAGTCGATACAAGAAGGTCAATCTAATCGATTGGCAACCGGTTTCTGCTGACTCTGTCACGGAACTCCTGAGGGATCTCGGAATATCGTCACCACAACCGCTTATAGATCAATCTCGACCTCATCTGGATCCAATCACTTTACTGCCTGAAGACAAGTTTGAAGCAATTCTCAAACGCGTCTCTGAAGAACAGTCCACGGATCTCCATACGTACTGGGAACTGACAAAGACGAAACGAGAAATAGCAGATGAGTTCCTAGAAGAGCGTACGAGAGAGGAGTTAGAGCACTTGCTTGATCCATCTCACTTCTTCTCCCAACAACGGCGAATGTATCAGAGCGATTTGGATCAGATATTCGATTCAAACAGCGCATCAGAAATCGCTGAGACTATCGAAACGGCAATAGAGAACGACGCGCCAGGCCAAGTCACAGAGGTGAACGGATTTGGTTGGGCAAAAGCCACTGAACTTCTGGCAGCAGTTGAGCCAGACACATATTCAATTCTGAACGAGAGATCAGAGACAGCGATGTCTGTGTTGGGCTATGAAGCGCCAGATTCCAGCACTGCTAGCCCAGAAGAGTACCAGAATTTTGTCGAAGATGTCGAAGAAGCAGTCTCAGGATTCGGACTTAGGGAGACCGCCGAGGATATCTGCACCCACGAGCTGCCCGACTGGGCTACCGACCTCGAGGTCGCTGATTTCGTGTTCAACGCTCACTACAAAGGAGAATACGATTTAGAAGAGGAAACAACTGAATGCCCTGTAACGACGGAGGAGGCGCCATACTATTGGGTGAATCAAAAGAATAACCCCGCTGAGATTGAGGAGGAGTATCTACGTGCTCCCGCAGATGAGAACCCGAACCACGACATCGGCAAGTTAGGGACAGGGGATATCGTTTTCAACCACGTCAGCGGTGACATTATCGGCTATTCTGAGGTTACCGAATCCCCGCAGATAGAGACGGTCGATGGAGAAGAGTACTGCCATGCAGAGGTTTCGCTCACGCGATTCAATGATCCACTCCGCCTTGCCGATGTGTTCAGTTACCTGATTCACGACGACATCCAGACTGAAACATACTATCCGCTTTACGATGAAGGAATCAATCAGGGATATCTCTTCAATCTCTCACAAGCCGCTGGTGAGTATCTCCTCGAGGAAGCTGGAGTGAAATCGTTCGAGACGCATCCCGCACTGGACCACCATCAGAAGAATTCGAACGTCTCAGTCTGGCGGTTTAGTGTAACTGCTAGTGACTGGCTGACAATCCTACGGCGCGGAGCCATGCACCTGTGGGACGCCAACAGGGACGACGGTCGGTTCAGAGAGCAATGGCGTGAGACTTCGCCAGGAGATCTCGTCCTCTTCCACCTCAAAGAGGAGGAAGACAAAGTAGGCGACGGAGTCACCGTCTCTGACTATGGGATATTCGGGGTAGGGATCGTTGACAAGAAAGATACCAAATCCGACCGCTGGTGGTACGACGAGGATGAGGCTCTCAAGTACCCATATCTGATCCGCTTCGATGAGATGTATGTCACCAGTGATGTCGAAGAATTGGATCTTGAAACGCCTGTATTCGCTCTCGAAGATGATGAGATCATCAGTGAGTTTGAGCCGCTAATAGCAGGACTACTGCAATGGAGCGATGTTTCTGAACTTGCTGAAGAGTCGATGGGGCGTGATATCCCGCTCCAGTCCGGCTCCTATGCTAATCTGACTGCAACTCTGAATGGGGTTGAGTCGTTCACTTCATCAGTGATCCAGCGGCTTGCGCCGCATCTATCGGAAGTATCTCCGCCAGAATCGTTTCCAGGGATGCTCCCTCTATCCGAGGACGAACCAGACGATGCCAAGAAATTAGCAAACCAACTGGAGCGAAACGGGCAGCTTGTCCTGTATGGGCCACCAGGAACGGGGAAAACATACACTGCAACCCGATTCGCTCGCTGGTGGATTCACCAGCAGAACAATCGCCCATCCGACCAGCGCTTCCAGACGGTTACATTCCATCCCTCATACTCGTATGAAGACTTCATGGAGGGGTTAACCGCAAATGCGACTGACGAAAACTTGGTCGAATACGAGTATGAAGATGGAACGTTCAAAGAGGTCGTCAAACAAGCACGGAATGGCTATCTCGAGGCCGCTGATCGCGATTCCGCACCCAGATATGTGCTCCTGATCGACGAGATCAATCGCGGAAACCTCTCACAGATCTTTGGCGAGGCAATTACGCAACTCGAGATGGACAAGCGCCTTGATCAAGATGAATCAGTTACCGTTCGATGGGCCCATACTGGCGACCCTATTGACCTCCCACCGAATCTGTATATCATCGGGACGATGAATACCGCGGATCAATCGATCGCGCAAGTGGATGCAGCGCTCCGCCGCCGGTTTGCTTTCGTCGGCTGTCCCCCGGACTACAGCGTTTTCGTTGACGAATACGAGTTCGATAGCGAAACGGCGATCGGATCACTGGCGAACGACGTCATTACGTCTGGTCGAGAAGGAGTTGACGCAGCAGAAGACCACTATCCGCTGCTGGCTCTCTCGATTCGGGCCCTGAAAGCCATCAATGAGAACATCCTCTCGTCCAGGGATCTGAACAAGGGGAAACAAATCGGCCACTCTTACCTCCTCGATATCAAGTCAACGGACGATCTCGTGGCGGCCTGGCAGTTCGATATTCTCCCCTTACTCGAAGAATATTACTTCGGTGATTTCGACCGGCTCCGACGCGAGGTCTTCGAAATCAACGTGGAAACATCCAGTGAAACTGTAATTGACTCCAACCTCTTCGAGTTGAACGAACACAAGATCGCGGATCTGGAAGTAGATGATCTCGAGACAACACTTGGGCAGTTCGTTGACAGTCACGAATTCAACGAACAATGA
- a CDS encoding McrC family protein, with translation MSERVGSPVDTQQSQSPSHSQLDSSGRKISLTEGDPKSCELERQDIEYLRSEWDEINVSSNDTTARITVQNYVGIIGLPSGTTLSIQSKIDCELLYLLAYTGEIDEELIYDTEDAGFETGSDLERVLAQLFVSELQRIVKRGLQQEYHTVESDEKHLRGQLQVHTQLQRQGPQPTRFECRYSELTYDTPLNQVVLAATAKMCRWLEPSPLQSELLHYRELLRQQVSEVPVSQTLLDSIELSHLQSHYKRILPLAELILSEEVVRGLERPDKPFPSLVFDMPTVFESVLVTATQEVLADSGVKVTENDLGELARTTDDSEKRKLEPDLVFRDQDDPDIVLAVGDAKWKTSSSVSRDDLYQIATYQAHHETPGILLYPDEGPAERTYEYTQGQASYGPLLIGRADVTNGRESEMESEASSYEEYIATIETSLESLMDNLLF, from the coding sequence ATGAGCGAACGGGTCGGAAGTCCGGTGGACACGCAGCAGAGTCAGAGCCCTTCCCACTCACAACTAGATAGCTCTGGCAGAAAGATCTCGCTCACCGAGGGAGACCCCAAGTCGTGTGAACTCGAGCGGCAAGATATCGAGTATCTCCGCTCGGAGTGGGACGAGATCAACGTCTCGAGTAACGATACGACTGCCCGCATCACAGTGCAAAACTACGTGGGGATCATCGGCCTGCCGAGCGGCACGACTCTCTCTATCCAGTCAAAAATCGATTGTGAGTTGCTGTACCTGCTGGCCTACACTGGAGAGATCGATGAGGAGCTAATCTACGATACCGAAGACGCAGGCTTTGAAACGGGCTCTGACCTCGAGCGCGTGTTAGCACAACTGTTCGTGAGTGAACTGCAGCGTATCGTCAAACGGGGACTGCAACAAGAGTATCACACGGTTGAGAGCGATGAAAAACACCTCCGAGGCCAACTCCAGGTCCATACTCAGCTACAACGACAGGGACCACAGCCAACACGGTTCGAGTGCCGGTATTCGGAACTCACCTACGATACTCCGCTGAATCAAGTTGTTCTTGCAGCGACTGCCAAAATGTGCAGATGGCTCGAGCCCTCTCCGTTGCAATCGGAGTTGCTGCATTATCGAGAATTGCTACGACAGCAAGTCTCAGAAGTCCCAGTATCGCAGACTCTACTCGACAGTATTGAACTCTCCCATTTGCAGAGCCATTACAAACGAATCCTTCCGTTAGCAGAATTGATCCTCAGTGAAGAAGTTGTTAGAGGGCTTGAGCGGCCTGATAAGCCGTTCCCATCTCTCGTCTTCGACATGCCAACTGTATTCGAATCGGTGCTCGTGACTGCAACGCAAGAAGTACTCGCAGATAGTGGCGTCAAAGTAACTGAAAACGATCTTGGTGAACTCGCCCGAACGACTGACGACTCAGAGAAACGGAAGCTCGAACCAGATCTGGTCTTCCGAGATCAGGATGATCCTGATATAGTGTTGGCAGTCGGCGACGCAAAGTGGAAAACCAGCTCCTCAGTCTCCCGGGACGATCTGTATCAAATAGCTACTTACCAAGCCCACCACGAGACGCCAGGTATTCTACTTTACCCGGATGAAGGCCCTGCTGAACGTACGTACGAGTATACTCAGGGACAGGCGAGCTATGGTCCCTTGCTAATCGGTCGGGCAGACGTTACAAATGGCAGAGAATCAGAGATGGAAAGCGAGGCGAGTAGCTACGAGGAGTACATCGCTACAATTGAAACCAGCTTGGAATCCCTGATGGACAACTTGCTATTTTAA
- a CDS encoding DUF4238 domain-containing protein: protein MSREIKRQHFVPRFYLNTFSENTEEPYYLYCYDLLEDRVFGSNTMDIAQGEYFYDLSDEQFIENKFADFEGIFSQAYDKLVDNADVTTLTPEERYVISLFLSHQHIRTRKFREIVKQASKHTLETVDEDDVEDEEARMAVEAGTTEEGAKQWQAQLTANALEGFADLLYRMNWFLFVNKTEYPLWTSDHPIAIFNPINPEPDPERGIKQSGSKVHVPLSTDLVLALYDPGQYFVKSKREELTEKEHVDFQNKLQVEHSHRQVFCPMDDFQFAREVIEENPEYAELDYSDSFVG, encoded by the coding sequence ATGAGTCGTGAGATAAAGAGGCAACACTTCGTTCCCCGGTTTTACTTGAACACGTTCTCTGAGAACACTGAGGAGCCGTACTACCTGTATTGCTATGATCTGCTGGAGGATAGGGTGTTTGGCTCTAACACGATGGATATTGCGCAGGGAGAGTATTTTTATGACCTCTCTGACGAGCAGTTTATCGAGAACAAGTTCGCGGATTTTGAAGGGATATTCTCACAGGCTTATGATAAACTGGTGGATAATGCTGACGTCACCACTCTAACGCCTGAGGAGAGGTACGTTATCTCCCTCTTCCTTTCCCACCAGCATATCCGGACTAGGAAGTTCCGGGAGATCGTGAAGCAGGCATCGAAGCACACGCTGGAGACTGTCGACGAGGATGACGTCGAAGATGAAGAGGCACGGATGGCCGTGGAAGCAGGTACGACGGAGGAAGGGGCTAAGCAGTGGCAGGCACAGTTAACTGCGAACGCTCTCGAAGGCTTTGCAGACCTTTTGTATCGGATGAACTGGTTTCTGTTCGTGAATAAGACGGAATACCCACTGTGGACCTCAGATCATCCGATAGCGATCTTCAACCCAATTAACCCGGAACCGGATCCGGAGAGAGGGATTAAGCAATCAGGATCCAAGGTTCACGTCCCACTGAGTACTGATCTTGTCCTGGCGCTGTATGATCCGGGGCAGTATTTCGTGAAGTCGAAGCGTGAAGAGTTGACAGAGAAGGAGCACGTCGATTTCCAGAACAAACTGCAGGTTGAACACTCACACCGCCAAGTCTTTTGTCCCATGGATGATTTCCAGTTCGCTAGAGAGGTTATCGAGGAAAATCCAGAATACGCCGAACTGGATTACTCAGACAGCTTCGTCGGGTAA
- a CDS encoding TIGR02391 family protein, translated as MRISREFTSDQYSNEADLEDEEYSFQIETILKLDSDEKSFDISTHERYPGDGTPTQSFGGTFVFSEWSDLQDVAELLQRYIREQDNQTRSITIPLDSGTGFNSRLGRYIEDIEEATFTVDDHRLEVYANGHRGEIRHYRRSVDHVQQDRRGAMAFLDMVDELFQDTDEEPILHLEHPDLRSDAVPEYVDGHYQSCVRTAFRVLEERIREEGGFSQDNTGMGMAQDAFSGDGGPLTFADVAAEKRGWMYLYAGGFGALRNPPSHRDEESIDHQRAMQVLHYVDLLLNVLESEVADRDGP; from the coding sequence ATGCGGATTTCTCGCGAATTTACTTCAGACCAGTATTCGAATGAGGCGGACTTAGAGGATGAGGAGTACAGTTTCCAGATTGAGACGATCCTGAAGCTGGATAGTGACGAGAAGAGTTTTGACATCAGCACTCACGAGCGGTATCCCGGTGACGGGACGCCGACTCAGTCTTTCGGTGGAACCTTCGTTTTCTCGGAATGGTCCGATTTGCAGGATGTAGCGGAGTTGCTTCAGCGGTATATTCGTGAGCAGGATAATCAAACACGGTCGATTACGATTCCTTTGGATTCAGGGACTGGCTTCAACAGCCGACTTGGAAGATACATCGAGGATATTGAGGAGGCCACGTTCACTGTGGATGATCACCGGTTGGAGGTTTACGCAAATGGACACCGTGGAGAGATACGGCACTATCGAAGATCTGTAGATCATGTGCAGCAGGATAGGAGAGGAGCGATGGCCTTCCTCGACATGGTCGATGAACTGTTCCAGGATACAGATGAAGAGCCAATCCTTCACTTGGAACACCCAGATCTACGCAGTGATGCTGTCCCTGAGTACGTTGATGGCCACTACCAGAGTTGTGTCCGGACGGCCTTCCGAGTGCTTGAAGAACGGATCCGTGAGGAAGGCGGCTTTTCACAGGACAATACGGGCATGGGGATGGCTCAGGACGCGTTTAGTGGGGACGGTGGACCACTAACGTTTGCGGATGTCGCGGCGGAGAAGAGAGGCTGGATGTATTTGTACGCGGGAGGTTTCGGTGCCCTACGTAATCCGCCGAGTCATAGAGACGAGGAGTCGATTGATCATCAGCGTGCAATGCAAGTCCTGCACTATGTGGATCTACTTCTTAATGTCCTCGAGAGTGAAGTTGCTGATCGTGACGGTCCATAG
- a CDS encoding AAA family ATPase has protein sequence MKISRLKIENFAIEESPVINERAVSGRDLLLYGGNRSGKTLTFNALLYALYGRSGTFGVTPGQRSEVTAYFDNSDAVLRERRHRYEHEDGALDATQGVKQFIGPEDTVRLQFIPSNPADQPISRLDGDELLNRIRSVLSSEHQSEIERHRRAKAEIEHLKEIRRRGEDRPGVNQLERELDSLPISQTENRIEDIEELQRLINSGEIESISARLQKKDDVTERLDELYDKRRALEDTLKQKRRELGDASRYTQEVNDLIIDAIEEFTCPVCGRLVEERVARNRLPSNCPQCGRPRDLSELRERLREKVDEADTQVDELKDEISELEEELASVKAEITELQESEPELEGLNQFIRTALKQADHDLDQLQERTTRKLENHRNELEQAKSKKEEFEAKLARRRDLLSALDESAELADEEAERLEQEAFDEIREEFTDRLSAVYKSIAPDLGTDVGITPEGELEFPGTGSEGARSYDRLSSGERRLANLAFGLTLAKFAQESEDAHDWEVLVLDEPLTNLESDIQDAAARYLREADVQVIMTSPLDRIQSNFRDDESEIVSLERIRTEDSTLEEYL, from the coding sequence ATGAAAATCAGTAGACTCAAAATCGAGAACTTCGCGATCGAGGAAAGTCCGGTTATCAACGAGAGAGCCGTTAGTGGTCGAGATTTGTTGTTGTACGGTGGAAATAGGTCTGGAAAAACACTTACTTTCAACGCACTACTCTACGCGTTGTATGGTCGTTCGGGAACGTTCGGGGTCACACCGGGCCAGCGTAGTGAGGTGACCGCCTACTTTGATAACTCAGACGCGGTACTGCGCGAACGACGCCATCGGTATGAGCACGAGGACGGGGCGCTTGATGCAACCCAAGGGGTCAAACAATTCATCGGGCCCGAAGACACCGTCCGTTTGCAATTCATACCCTCGAACCCAGCAGACCAACCGATCAGCAGACTGGATGGAGATGAGTTGCTGAATAGAATACGAAGCGTACTGAGCAGTGAACACCAGTCTGAAATCGAACGACACCGAAGAGCCAAAGCCGAAATAGAGCATCTGAAAGAGATCCGTCGCCGAGGGGAAGACCGACCGGGCGTCAATCAACTTGAGAGGGAGTTGGACTCTCTTCCAATCTCGCAAACCGAGAACAGGATTGAGGACATCGAAGAGCTACAGAGACTCATCAATTCCGGCGAGATCGAGAGTATCAGCGCTCGGCTTCAGAAGAAGGACGATGTTACTGAGCGTCTCGATGAGTTATACGATAAACGGCGCGCACTGGAGGATACTCTCAAACAAAAGCGCAGAGAGCTCGGTGATGCCTCTCGATATACGCAGGAGGTGAACGACCTGATCATCGACGCGATCGAGGAGTTCACCTGCCCTGTCTGTGGTCGCTTGGTCGAGGAGCGAGTAGCACGCAATCGATTACCGAGTAACTGCCCGCAGTGCGGTCGACCACGGGATCTCTCAGAGCTTCGTGAACGGCTTCGTGAGAAGGTTGATGAAGCAGATACGCAGGTGGACGAGCTGAAAGATGAGATCAGTGAGCTAGAAGAAGAGCTGGCGTCGGTGAAGGCGGAAATCACGGAATTGCAGGAATCTGAACCAGAGCTAGAAGGACTGAATCAATTCATCAGAACTGCGCTCAAACAGGCTGATCACGACTTAGACCAACTCCAAGAGAGAACGACTCGTAAGCTGGAGAATCACCGAAATGAGCTGGAACAGGCCAAATCCAAGAAAGAAGAATTCGAAGCAAAGTTGGCTCGGCGACGAGACCTACTATCCGCACTAGACGAGTCCGCCGAACTGGCAGACGAAGAAGCAGAGCGGCTTGAGCAGGAGGCGTTTGACGAGATCAGGGAAGAATTCACTGACCGTCTGTCAGCGGTTTACAAGAGCATTGCTCCTGATTTGGGGACGGACGTTGGTATCACGCCAGAAGGAGAACTGGAATTCCCGGGTACTGGTTCAGAGGGGGCCCGGTCGTACGACCGGCTGAGTAGCGGTGAACGCCGACTGGCAAACCTGGCTTTTGGTCTCACTTTGGCGAAGTTCGCTCAAGAGAGCGAGGATGCCCATGACTGGGAGGTACTGGTCCTCGACGAGCCATTGACGAACTTGGAATCAGACATCCAAGACGCCGCAGCACGCTATCTACGAGAAGCAGACGTTCAGGTGATTATGACATCACCGCTTGATCGTATCCAGTCAAACTTTAGAGATGATGAGTCTGAAATCGTATCCCTAGAACGGATTCGAACCGAAGACTCGACCCTGGAGGAATATCTATGA
- a CDS encoding homing endonuclease associated repeat-containing protein, with translation MGYSQEECYEALRKAAEQLGKSPSKSEYDELELRPCANEIHHVCGSWNSAKEEVGLEVHQRASTYSDQDCIDALQEAAEKLGKSPSRADYDSLDILPGSTTIGRRFGGWAAAKKMAELEVLSPGTEREYTKQECLEALLEAAEQLGNSPYIHEYDNLDIHPNSGTIMKYFGGWNEAKREAGLETYNYTKQYCLDSLQKAADELGHSPTQQEYRDLDLEPSITVFQQKFGGWVNAKAEIGLNSRGSVTCSKQDCLEALKEAHERLGHSPTTREYEDLDIRPTVHEIKTVFGSWNDAKQSLGYETIPSSHEITYSREDCIDGLKQAAEQLGVSPTMREYASLGIKPSGRVIKRRFETWNEAKEVAGLEKYDDGTRSDGHYYGPEWGMRREQVLQRDGNQCQRCGIGVEEHIDKYRRSLHVHHIVPFGEFSSHKTANHITNLISICQKCHKSVESKSVEKQCNILGISIPEVSSGNIEGQQKLDQYT, from the coding sequence ATGGGGTATTCACAGGAAGAGTGCTACGAGGCTCTCCGGAAAGCAGCCGAGCAATTAGGAAAGTCCCCATCAAAAAGCGAATATGACGAGTTGGAACTGAGGCCCTGCGCAAATGAGATCCATCATGTATGCGGATCTTGGAATTCGGCCAAAGAAGAGGTTGGACTTGAAGTTCACCAGCGAGCATCGACCTATAGTGACCAAGACTGTATTGATGCTCTTCAAGAAGCTGCTGAGAAACTTGGAAAATCTCCGTCACGCGCCGATTACGATAGTCTCGATATTCTACCGGGTTCGACTACAATTGGACGTCGGTTTGGAGGGTGGGCCGCAGCGAAGAAGATGGCAGAACTTGAAGTTCTTTCTCCAGGAACAGAGCGAGAGTACACGAAACAAGAGTGTCTTGAAGCTCTTCTAGAGGCTGCTGAGCAACTTGGTAATTCTCCGTATATACATGAGTACGACAACTTAGATATTCATCCAAACTCGGGTACGATAATGAAATATTTTGGCGGATGGAACGAAGCAAAGAGAGAAGCAGGGCTTGAGACCTATAATTACACCAAACAATATTGTTTAGACTCCTTACAGAAAGCTGCCGATGAACTCGGTCATTCTCCTACTCAGCAAGAGTACCGGGATTTAGATTTGGAACCGTCTATAACTGTTTTTCAGCAGAAGTTCGGGGGGTGGGTCAATGCTAAGGCTGAGATTGGATTGAATTCTCGCGGTAGCGTTACCTGTTCTAAACAAGATTGTCTTGAGGCGTTAAAAGAGGCCCACGAAAGACTTGGACATTCACCGACCACTCGGGAGTATGAGGACCTGGATATACGCCCAACTGTTCACGAAATCAAAACTGTCTTTGGTTCTTGGAATGACGCAAAGCAGAGTTTAGGATACGAAACTATCCCTTCTTCTCATGAGATTACTTACTCAAGAGAGGATTGTATTGATGGCCTCAAACAGGCAGCTGAGCAACTAGGTGTGTCTCCGACTATGCGTGAATACGCTTCTCTTGGTATCAAACCTAGTGGTAGGGTGATCAAGAGACGATTTGAAACTTGGAACGAGGCTAAGGAGGTTGCTGGCTTAGAAAAGTACGATGATGGCACCCGTTCGGACGGTCATTATTACGGCCCAGAGTGGGGAATGCGGAGGGAGCAAGTGCTACAGAGAGACGGGAATCAATGCCAGAGATGTGGTATTGGAGTTGAGGAACATATTGATAAGTACCGCCGCAGCCTACATGTTCATCATATCGTCCCATTTGGGGAGTTCAGTTCACATAAAACAGCAAATCATATAACCAACCTTATTTCGATCTGTCAAAAATGCCATAAGTCAGTGGAATCAAAATCGGTGGAGAAACAATGCAATATTTTAGGCATATCTATCCCTGAAGTTTCCTCCGGAAATATCGAAGGCCAACAAAAACTAGATCAGTATACTTGA
- a CDS encoding tyrosine-type recombinase/integrase — MSKDPTPLSPPKYNKLLKAAEERSHRHGFTVYALGYTGLRSSEFSRLSCEWLDSEKQMLQVPKDAVKGIRSRVRSIPLSEDGVERFEDFFTTRREVAISPSTVTKRVKSVSEDSLSENVTPQTLRSTFTTRLLQTEVPQSEIRQLLGYTPSKWDLVPADGYGVAEKKIRNGLY, encoded by the coding sequence ATGAGTAAGGACCCCACACCGCTGTCGCCACCGAAGTACAACAAACTGCTCAAGGCCGCAGAAGAGAGGTCACATCGACACGGATTCACCGTGTACGCTCTCGGCTACACTGGACTGCGCAGTAGTGAGTTCAGTCGCTTGAGCTGTGAATGGCTCGATAGCGAAAAGCAAATGCTCCAAGTCCCGAAGGATGCAGTTAAGGGCATAAGGTCTCGAGTGAGATCGATTCCGCTGTCCGAAGACGGGGTCGAACGGTTCGAGGACTTCTTCACAACACGAAGGGAGGTTGCGATCTCCCCCTCAACGGTGACGAAACGAGTCAAATCAGTCAGTGAAGACAGTCTCTCCGAGAACGTCACCCCTCAAACGCTTCGGTCGACGTTCACAACGCGCCTGCTTCAGACCGAGGTTCCACAATCCGAGATTCGCCAGCTCCTTGGGTACACCCCATCAAAGTGGGATCTAGTACCCGCGGACGGTTACGGAGTCGCTGAAAAGAAGATCCGCAACGGGCTATATTAG